In Elusimicrobiota bacterium, the sequence GAATGTGATTGACCAGGACAAAGGCTCCGCCTTGGCGGGTCTTGGTGAGAAGGTCTTGGGCTTGGCGCGGATCCAGAGCCAAGGGTTTCTCGACGAGTACGGGGAGCTTGGCCTCCAGAGCGGCCGAGGCGATCTCGAAGTGCAGCTTCGGCGGCACTGCGAGGATGAGTCCGTCCAGATCCCCGGCCTCGATCAACTCCCGCCAGTTCGCGTTTGCCGCGCAGGACGGCGGGACGAGCTTGGGGGTTTCGGGGTTGCGGCTCGCCACTCGAGCCAAGACTGCGCCCCCCATCTGGGCGAGGGTCCGGATGTAGTTCCGGCCCCAGGGCCCGGCCCCGACCAGGCCCAAGCGCAGCGGGCTCACGCCGATTTTTCGCCGGTGTAGGCGGAGTCGGCCCACTTCAGAAACCGGCGCAGACCCTCCTCCAGCGGAACCTTGGGCGCGTAGCCGAGTTGGAGGCACGCCTTGGTGATGTCGGGACAGCGGCGGTTGGGCTCATCGGCCGGGTAGCTGTCGGGGTAGGAGACGATCCGGTGCTTGATCGGGCGCCCCAGGACGGCCTCGACCTTTCTCACCAACTCCATCATGGAAATCTCGGGTTTCGGGTTGCCGATGTTGTAGGCCTCGCCAGGCGTGCCGCTCAGAAGAATGCGCAGGAAGCCCACGATGGCGTCCGAGACATAGCAGAAGGTGCGGGTCTGCTTGCCCGTCCCATAGATATTGAGCGGCCTGTCCGCCTTGATGCAGCTCGCGAAATTGGGCAGGACCCGGTAGTCGCTCTCCTGCATGCCGGGGCCGTAGACGTTGAAGGGCCGGACCATATTGGCCGAGACCCCGAATTTCTGGTGATAGATGTAGCAGAGGGTCTCGCCCAGGCGCTTGCTCTCGTCGTAACAGGCGCGCGGGCCCTGGCAGGAGACGTTGCCGCGGTAGCTCTCCTGGGTCGGAACGTATTTGGGATCCGGGTCTCCGTAGATCTCGCTCGAGCTGAAGAAAAGTATTCGCGCCCCGCGCTTGCGGGCCAGGTCAAGCATGTTTTTCGTGCCCTGTGTCGCGACCTCCAAGGTCTCGAGGGGATAGGCACGGTAGTAGTAGGGGCTCGCGATCCCGGCGGCCTGGAGTATGTAGTCTACCCGCGGCCTGAAATCCATGGGCTCGATGATGTTGTGCAGGACGATGCGGATGTTGGGTTCTGGCTTAACCTTGGCCCCGGCCTTTCCGGCCGTGATGAGATTGTCTAGGACCACCAACTTGCAGGGCTTCTTGAGCCTGTTTTGGTTGAGCCAGCGGAAGGTTTCGATGAAATAGCGTCCTAGGAATCCCTGGCCGCCGCAGAGAAGTATGGTTTTTCCGGAGAGCTCGCGGGCCTGCGCTCCCAGATTCTCTCCAATTTCCTGGATATCGCTTTTGAGGAGGAAAGCGGACATTACTTCACCTCCACCTTGGGCAAGGGCACGATGAAGTGCCCCCCGCCCTCATGGAAGGCCTTTTGCTTGGCCATGATGGACTCGGCGAAATTCCAGGCGAGGATCAGGAGATAGTCGGGCTTTCTCTCGGCTATGGCCGAGGAGGGGAGGATGGGAATGTGGTACCCGGGGGAGAAGAGCCCCTGCTTTAGGAGGCTGTCGTCTACGATGAAGTCGATGAACTCGGGGCCGAGCCCGAAATGATGCATGAGGGTCGTAGCCTTGGCCGGGGCGCCGAATCCCGCCACCTTTTTTCCCTCGGTCTTTAGGCGCGTGAGAAGAGAGAGGAGCTCGGTTTTGCGGGCGGAGATGTCCCGGGCGAAGCGCCTGTAGGTCTCGGGCTTGTCCAAGCCGATATCGGTCTCTAGGGCGACGAGTTCGGCGACCGAGGCGCCGGGGCGGCGCGGTTCCCCCGCCAATTGCGAGATGCCGCGCAGGGAGCCTCCGTGGGACTCCACACGCAGGGCCTCGATCAATTCGAGGCCGTTGGTCTTGAGGAAGCTCCGCAGGGGCCGGACCGCGTGGTAGGCCACGTGCTCGTGGTAGATGGTGTCAAAGAGGGTCTTGGTGTAGACGTCGGCTAGATATGACACCTCGAAGGCGAAGATGCCGTCGGGCGTCATGAGCTCCTTGACCCCCGCCAGGATTGCCTTTAAGTCATCGGCGTGGGCGAACACGTTATTGGCCGTGACCACTCGCGCCGGGCCGTGGCTTTCCCGGATTTGGCGCGCGAGCTCCGGGGTGAAGAAGGCGGCCCGGGTTTCTATTCCCTTGCGCGCGGCCGTCGCCGCGATGTCCTTGGCGGGGTCCACGCCGAGGACGCGCAGGCCCGCTTCCTTGAAAAAGCCCAGCAAGGTCCCGTCGTTGGAGCCGATATCGAGGGCGAAGTCCCCCGACCGCAGGCCGTAGCGCTTGATCAAGTCCGCGGCGTAATTCTTGAAATGGTTGACGAAGACCGGGGAGGTCCCCGAGACGTAGACGTAGTTCTCGAAAAGGTAGGATGGGTCCACCACGTCCAGGAGCTGGAGGTGCGAGCAGTTCCGGCAAAAGAAGAGGTCGAGCGGGAACGAGGGTTGGGAAACGTCCTTTCGCGAGGCCGGGACGAAGGCGTTGGCCGGGGGCGTAGGGGTGAGCGAGAACACGAGCTCGAGGTCCTTGCTCGCGCAGAGCCGGCAGTCCTTCCTGCGGCGGCAGAGTTCGATAACTGTCACCGAATTCAAATGAGGGGGATGCGGACGATGTCCGCCTCGTAGGCTTTCTGGTCGCGCGCGTTGCGGGACAAAGTGAGCCAGGCCGTGTCCTGGCGGAATCTCATGGCGTGCTCCACTTGGGGCGGGGTGAAAATCATTTGGCCGGCCTTCACCACCAGGATTTTTGGCGCCTCTTGGCTGCCCACCGGGCGGTGGTGGTACTCCATCTCTCCCGAGAGCATATAGCAGTAATGCCAGTCCGTGAGGTGGTAGTGGTTGCCGCGCACGGCACCCTTGACCGAGTTGATGAGCATGGCGCTTTTCATGGCCCGCTCGACCAGGGGCTGTATGGCTCCGCGCGTGTCAATAATGGGCTGTTCGAGCGAAACCAAGGATTCTTCCATGGAATTCGGGAATTCGGTGACAGTATACTTAATTCGAGACGGATTTTAAGTAGATGAAAAACTCCACGTTGCCCTTGGGGCCGTGGACCGGGCACTCCAGGAGGCCGAGCTCCGCCACGCCGAGGTCGGGCAGGACGGCGCGCACGCGCTCTATGGCCATTTGGCGGCTTTCCGGGCTCTTGACCACGCCCTTGGGGACCAATTTCGGCTCCAGCTCGAATTGCGGCTTGATGAGGGCCAAGGCCTCGAAGGGATATCTGAGGCATTTCGTTGCCGGGGAGAGTACCTTGGTCAAGGATATGAAGGAGACGTCGACCGTCAAAAGATCCGGTCGGGGATCGAAGAGCTCCGGCCGCAAGTCCCGGGCGTGGGTCTCTTCCAGGCTCGCGACCCGAGGGTCCCTGCGCAGCTTGTCGTGGAGCTGGGCTCGGCCCACGTCTATGGCGTAGACCTTGGCCGCTCCGTTCTGCAGGAGGCAATCCGTAAATCCTCCGGTCGAGGCGCCGAGGTCGAGGCAGACTCGGCCCCGGACCTGGAGGGGGAAATGCCGGAGTGCGGCCTCGAGCTTGAGGCCGCCGCGGGAGACGTATGGGCAGGGGGACAGGACCTCGAGGCGGGCCTCGGCGGGTGTGGGGGTTCCGGGCTTGGTCTGGGGGCGCCCATCCACGAGGACTTGCCCCGCCATCACCGCGGCCTGGGCCTTGGTCCGGGTCGCGAAAAAGCCGCGCTCCACCAAAAGCATGTCCAGACGGGGGCGATTTCGTTTCACATTCAGTATGATATATATTAAAGAAATGCCTGCTATCCTCGATTGCCGGAGCGCGGCCCAGGAATTCCTCGATTGGGTCTCCCGGGAGCTGGCCACGTTGAACTTCACACCCTGCCTTTCCACGGTCCTGGTCAAGTCCCATGTGAACGCGGGCTCCCTTCAGTACCGGGACCTGATCGCCAAGGACGCGGAAAAGCTGGGGATCAAGCTGCAGAGCCTGGAGGTCGCGGACCAGCGAGAGCTCCTGAAGCTGATCCCTCGCCTCAACGGAGACAAGAAGGTCACGGGCATCATGGTCTTCTACCCCATCGGCGGCGCGGTCGCCGAGGAGGACGTCATGGATTTGGTGTCTCCCTTCAAGGACGTCGAGGGCCTGCACTCCATCAATTTGGGCTATCTCATCAAGTTCAAGCGCTTCCTCGACCAGACCCGCGGGGTCAAATGCGTGGTCCCGGCCACGGCCAAGGCCGTGGTGAAGATGCTGCAGCGCTGTGAGATTTCCCTCGATGGGGCCTTCGCGGCCGTCGTGAACAACTCCATGCGGGTGGGAAAACCTCTCGGGCTCATGCTCGAGAACCTGGGCGCCACGGCCGTCAAATGCTGCGACAAGACCCGCCCCGAGGACCTCGAGGCTTGCGTGCGCCGTGCCGACATCGTGGTGACCGCGGTGCCCGATCCGGGCTTCTCCTTGGATTCCTCCTGGATCAAGCCCGGGGCCGCGGTGGTGGACATCTCCTACCAGGGCAATTTCGACGCCCTGTCCCCCAAGCTCAAGGCCGCGCACGCGACTTTTCCGGACAACCGCATCGGCCAGGTGACGCGGGCCATGATCTTGGTGAACCTGGTCTATTGCGCGCAAAACCCTTGCCTCCACTCCTCGACGAAGTAGGACTTTTCTACTGCGCGGCCGTCTGGGGGTCGACCTTCTACCTGGTCAAGGGGACGCTCTCGTCCGTGTCATGGGACGTCCTGGTGGCCTACCGCTTCTTGCTTTCCGCGGCGCTGCTTCTTCCCTGGGTCCTGCGCCGCTCCCGGGAGGCGGAGTGGATGAAAGAGGCCTTTTTTTTAGCTCTTCTTCTCGCCGTTCTTTACTTGTCCCAGACCGCGGGCCTCAAATATACGAGTGCCGCCAACTCGGGCTTCATCACCGGGCTCTTCGTGGTATTCGTGCCGGCCTTCATGCTGCTCTTTCACCGCAAGCGGCCGAGCTCCCGCCAGTGGGCCTGCTCGGCTTTGGCTTTCGCCGGGCTGTGGCTGTTGACCGGCGGAATCCGTGGGTTCA encodes:
- a CDS encoding NAD-dependent epimerase/dehydratase family protein; its protein translation is MSAFLLKSDIQEIGENLGAQARELSGKTILLCGGQGFLGRYFIETFRWLNQNRLKKPCKLVVLDNLITAGKAGAKVKPEPNIRIVLHNIIEPMDFRPRVDYILQAAGIASPYYYRAYPLETLEVATQGTKNMLDLARKRGARILFFSSSEIYGDPDPKYVPTQESYRGNVSCQGPRACYDESKRLGETLCYIYHQKFGVSANMVRPFNVYGPGMQESDYRVLPNFASCIKADRPLNIYGTGKQTRTFCYVSDAIVGFLRILLSGTPGEAYNIGNPKPEISMMELVRKVEAVLGRPIKHRIVSYPDSYPADEPNRRCPDITKACLQLGYAPKVPLEEGLRRFLKWADSAYTGEKSA
- a CDS encoding class I SAM-dependent methyltransferase; the encoded protein is MELCRRRKDCRLCASKDLELVFSLTPTPPANAFVPASRKDVSQPSFPLDLFFCRNCSHLQLLDVVDPSYLFENYVYVSGTSPVFVNHFKNYAADLIKRYGLRSGDFALDIGSNDGTLLGFFKEAGLRVLGVDPAKDIAATAARKGIETRAAFFTPELARQIRESHGPARVVTANNVFAHADDLKAILAGVKELMTPDGIFAFEVSYLADVYTKTLFDTIYHEHVAYHAVRPLRSFLKTNGLELIEALRVESHGGSLRGISQLAGEPRRPGASVAELVALETDIGLDKPETYRRFARDISARKTELLSLLTRLKTEGKKVAGFGAPAKATTLMHHFGLGPEFIDFIVDDSLLKQGLFSPGYHIPILPSSAIAERKPDYLLILAWNFAESIMAKQKAFHEGGGHFIVPLPKVEVK
- a CDS encoding TlyA family RNA methyltransferase; the encoded protein is MKRNRPRLDMLLVERGFFATRTKAQAAVMAGQVLVDGRPQTKPGTPTPAEARLEVLSPCPYVSRGGLKLEAALRHFPLQVRGRVCLDLGASTGGFTDCLLQNGAAKVYAIDVGRAQLHDKLRRDPRVASLEETHARDLRPELFDPRPDLLTVDVSFISLTKVLSPATKCLRYPFEALALIKPQFELEPKLVPKGVVKSPESRQMAIERVRAVLPDLGVAELGLLECPVHGPKGNVEFFIYLKSVSN
- a CDS encoding bifunctional 5,10-methylenetetrahydrofolate dehydrogenase/5,10-methenyltetrahydrofolate cyclohydrolase is translated as MPAILDCRSAAQEFLDWVSRELATLNFTPCLSTVLVKSHVNAGSLQYRDLIAKDAEKLGIKLQSLEVADQRELLKLIPRLNGDKKVTGIMVFYPIGGAVAEEDVMDLVSPFKDVEGLHSINLGYLIKFKRFLDQTRGVKCVVPATAKAVVKMLQRCEISLDGAFAAVVNNSMRVGKPLGLMLENLGATAVKCCDKTRPEDLEACVRRADIVVTAVPDPGFSLDSSWIKPGAAVVDISYQGNFDALSPKLKAAHATFPDNRIGQVTRAMILVNLVYCAQNPCLHSSTK
- a CDS encoding DMT family transporter, which codes for MPPLLDEVGLFYCAAVWGSTFYLVKGTLSSVSWDVLVAYRFLLSAALLLPWVLRRSREAEWMKEAFFLALLLAVLYLSQTAGLKYTSAANSGFITGLFVVFVPAFMLLFHRKRPSSRQWACSALAFAGLWLLTGGIRGFNRGDALTLLAAMTYAGHLLATDRFVKAEADPVLLAFHQFWMTGVLALALAGASGSPLQVVTRQAAASRLMEKKQKA